From Nerophis lumbriciformis linkage group LG11, RoL_Nlum_v2.1, whole genome shotgun sequence, one genomic window encodes:
- the rangap1b gene encoding ran GTPase-activating protein 1b, protein MASDDIAELVDSLSNTHVGDGELSFKGLGLKLDNAESVEELVQEIEQCQDLRALRLEGNTLGVEAAVAIAQALESKHRLQSCYWSDLFTGRLRFEIPKALESLSSGIMMAGARLTVLDLSDNAFGPDGVRGIQQLLKSPTCHTLKELRLNNCGMGIGGGKILAEALMECHRSSVTAGSALKLRIFVAGRNRLENEGASALAKAFQLMGSLEEVHMPQNGINYAGVIALASAMRHNPDLRVLNLNDNTFTKRGTLAMAQALGHLRNVQVINFGDCLVRCEGAIALAAVLREGLPILKELNLSFGEIKEAAALVVAQAVMDKPYMEKVDLNGNFLGEDGCEGLREAMESQDKAVMLASLSDDEGEPDDDDDDDDDDNDEGEAAANDDCCNGEEFGKENGLLAKEDSPSKCHCPDEVLSFVACPSAEKLLQLGEMTRHLLPEVDMTNPHKAADVLLKVASLYSEKPVIQTTVLETCDMLLRKLLSGSAFQAYTFLSTLLVLMGILQGEGKTKKVPLVAGQLLCLEHAVQQDYFAQHHAYLLHIVLSKNRNALNLCSSSMERLSSALEKRCLDQH, encoded by the exons ATGGCTTCAGATGACATTGCCGAGCTGGTTGATTCTCTCTCCAACACCCATGTTGGGGATGGAGAGTTGAGCTTTAAAGGCTTAGGGCTGAAGCTGGACAACGCAGAATCAG TGGAAGAGCTGGTGCAGGAGATAGAACAGTGTCAAGATTTGAGAGCCTTGCGCTTGGAGGGAAACACTTTGGGCGTTGAGGCAGCCGTAGCCATCGCCCAGGCACTGGAAAGCAAACATAGGCTTCAG AGTTGTTATTGGAGCGACCTTTTTACTGGAAGACTACGCTTTGAAATCCCAAAAGCCCTA GAATCACTTAGCAGTGGAATAATGATGGCAGGGGCCCGTCTGACTGTGCTGGACTTGAGTGATaatgcgtttggaccagatggcGTGCGGGGCATTCAACAGCTTCTTAAAAGTCCTACCTGCCACACCTTGAAAGAGCTAAGACTCAACAATTGTGGGATGGGAATCGGAGGAGGAAAG ATTCTGGCAGAAGCACTGATGGAGTGCCACAGATCCTCAGTAACTGCTGGATCTGCGCTCAAATTGAGAATATTTGTTGCTGGAAGAAATCGTTTAGAAAATGAAGGAGCCAGTGCCCTGGCCAAGGCCTTTCAG TTGATGGGAAGTCTGGAGGAGGTCCACATGCCCCAGAACGGCATCAACTATGCAGGCGTCATCGCTTTAGCTTCTGCCATGCGACACAACCCAGACCTGCGGGTGCTCAACCTCAACGACAACACCTTCACAAAGAGAGGAACACTGGCTATGGCACAG GCTCTGGGGCATCTGAGGAATGTCCAGGTGATCAACTTTGGTGACTGCTTGGTCCGCTGTGAAGGAGCGATTGCCCTCGCAGCAGTCCTAAGAGAGGGCTTGCCAATCCTCAAG GAGCTGAATCTGTCCTTTGGAGAGATCAAAGAGGCGGCGGCGCTCGTGGTTGCTCAGGCCGTCATGGACAAACCTTACATGGAGAAAGTGGATCTGAACG GGAACTTTTTGGGCGAGGATGGCTGTGAGGGTCTCAGGGAAGCCATGGAGAGCCAAGACAAAGCAGTAATGCTGGCTTCACTCAG TGATGACGAGGGAGaacctgatgatgatgatgatgatgatgatgatgataatgatgagggCGAGGCAGCGGCAAATGACGACTGTTGCAATGGGGAGGAGTTTGGAAAAGAAAATGGATTGCTGGCAAAAGAAGACAGTCCTTCCAAGTGCCATTGTCCA GATGAGGTATTGTCTTTCGTTGCTTGCCCATCTGCTGAGAAGCTTCTTCAGCTAGGAGAAATGACGAGACATCTGCTGCCAGAG GTGGACATGACGAACCCACATAAGGCAGCTGATGTCCTTCTGAAAGTGGCTTCTTTATACAGTGAGAAACCTGTCATCCAGACCACAGTGCTGGAAACTTGTG ACATGCTGTTGAGAAAACTTCTCTCTGGTTCAGCCTTCCAGGCGTACACCTTTCTCTCTACCCTGCTGGTCCTCATGGGAATCCTCCAG ggaGAAGGGAAGACGAAAAAAGTGCCACTGGTAGCAGGCCAACTGTTATGTTTGGAACATGCCGTCCAGCAAGACTACTTTGCCCAGCACCACGCATACCTGCTTCACATTGTCCTGTCAAA GAACCGCAACGCTCTCAATTTGTGCAGCAGTAGCATGGAGAGATTAAGCTCCGCCTTAGAAAAGAGGTGCCTTGACCAACATTGA